One window of the Colletotrichum lupini chromosome 9, complete sequence genome contains the following:
- a CDS encoding GMC oxidoreductase → MRGFLTTSALLSGAAALAVRCNNASSNGYDYIVVGGGTSGLAVANRLSENPAVSVLIIEAGGSVFDNVNVTNPNGYGLAFGTDIDFAFQTTNQTFGGNSVQTMRAAKALGGTSTINGLAYTRAEASQIDAWEQLGNEGWNWDSLFPYYLKSEHFQTPEPARQVAGRLEYEVDVHGEDGPLLTGWTYGQTNGTMPAVLNSTFQNLGLPWNEDVNGGNMVGFSVFPRTVDQANAVREDAARAYYYPYQNRTNLKVLLNTSAQKLTWKNTAALPTADGVQIVSADGSSSVVKANKEVILSAGALVSPLLLELSGVGSTNILKQHGIKTVVDLPTVGENLQDQMNNGLSFDMKNMSIDGTLTTVAYPSVAHVFDNAEEVAAQIKAALPAYAAKVASVNGNVTHASDLLEFFQLQWSLIFESQIPIAEVLVNAGSGSWSSEYWGLLPFARGSVHIGGNSTSRAVINPNYFMLDWDLLEQVEIAKYIRRLYSTAPFSTYTGTETRPGTDVVAADADDVAGWESYIKGNYRSNFHPVGTAAMMPREKGGVVDSSLKVYGTANVRVVDASVLPFQVCGHLVSTLYAVAERAADLIAKSS, encoded by the exons ATGCGGGGCTTCCTCACTACATCTGCCCTCCTCTCTGGAGCAGCGGCCTTGGCTGTTCGCTGTAACAACGCTTCCAGCAATGGCTACGACTACATCGTCGTCGGAGGCGGTACCAGCGGTCTGGCTGTCGCCAACCGTCTGTCAGAAAACCCTGCCGTGTCTGTCCTGATCATCGAGGCCGGCGGCTCGGTTTTCGACAACGTCAACGTCACCAACCCCAACGGATACGGTCTTGCCTTTGGCACCGACATCGACTTCGCCTTCCAAACGACCAACCAAACTTTCGGCGGCAATTCAGTCCAGACTATGCGTGCTGCCAAGGCTTTGGGAGGAACCAGCACTATCAACG GACTGGCCTACACCCGCGCTGAAGCCTCCCAGATCGACGCATGGGAGCAACTTGGCAACGAGGGCTGGAACTGGGATTCTCTCTTCCCCTACTACCTCAAGAGCGAGCACTTCCAGACCCCTGAGCCCGCCCGTCAGGTCGCCGGCCGTCTCGAGTACGAGGTCGATGTTCACGGCGAAGACGGACCCCTCCTGACCGGCTGGACCTACGGCCAGACTAACGGAACCATGCCTGCCGTTCTGAACTCGACCTTCCAGAATCTCGGTCTGCCTTGGAATGAGGACGTCAACGGCGGAAACATGGTTGGCTTCTCCGTCTTCCCCCGCACCGTCGACCAGGCCAACGCCGTCCGTGAGGATGCCGCCCGCGCCTACTACTACCCCTATCAGAACCGAACCAACCTCAAGGTCCTTCTGAACACCAGCGCCCAGAAGCTCACCTGGAAGAACACCGCTGCTCTCCCCACCGCCGATGGTGTTCAGATCGTCTCCGCCGATGGCTCCAGCAGCGTCGTCAAGGCCAACAAGGAGGTCATCCTCTCCGCCGGTGCTCTTGTTTCCCCCTTGCTCCTCGAGCTCTCCGGCGTCGGCAGCACCAACATCCTAAAGCAGCACGGCATCAAGACCGTCGTCGACCTCCCTACCGTCGGTGAGAACCTCCAGGACCAGATGAACAACGGTCTCTCCTTCGACATGAAGAACATGAGCATCGACGGCACCCTCACCACCGTCGCCTACCCCTCCGTCGCCCACGTCTTCGACAACGCCGAAGAGGTTGCCGCTCAGATCAAGGCCGCCCTCCCCGCCTACGCCGCAAAGGTCGCCTCCGTCAACGGCAACGTCACCCACGCCTCGGACCTCCTGGAGTTCTTCCAGCTGCAGTGGTCCCTCATCTTCGAGTCCCAGATCCCCATCGCCGAGGTCCTCGTCAACGCCGGCTCGGGATCTTGGAGCAGTGAGTACTGGGGACTCCTCCCCTTCGCCCGCGGCAGCGTCCACATTGGTGGCAACTCCACCTCCCGCGCCGTTATCAACCCCAACTACTTCATGCTGGATTGGGATCTGCTCGAGCAGGTCGAGATCGCGAAGTACATCCGCAGGCTGTACAGCACCGCGCCTTTCTCCACTTACACTGGAACCGAGACCCGTCCCGGCACGGACGTCGTCGCTGCTGATGCGGATGATGTCGCGGGCTGGGAGAGCTACATTAAGGGCAACTACCGTTCCAACTTCCACCCCGTCGGCACTGCTGCCATGATGCCCCGCGAGAAGGGCGGTGTTGTTGACTCCAGCCTCAAGGTCTACGGTACCGCCAACGTCCGCGTTGTCGACGCCTCTGTCCTGCCTTTCCAGGTGTGCGGTCACCTTGTCAGCACCTTGTACGCTGTTGCCGAGAGAGCGGCGGACCTTATTGCCAAGAGCTCGTAG